The following are from one region of the Magallana gigas chromosome 6, xbMagGiga1.1, whole genome shotgun sequence genome:
- the LOC105327100 gene encoding protein amalgam isoform X5 — translation MIMLGLLGLDLFGLVVGVVTHLPSVKVESLEPSFDDPVTNVTAIAGDTVTLPCSVKNLKDYKVMWLDHRTKTLTLEARRIIADERITIERPDIGDWNLYIHGVELSDAGKYMCQVNTVPVKIKYVILTVHEPPEIIPELSSKEEVFVRESDTVQLVCNVTGVPTPTVRWYKKSTNRRPYGYNDKEMIGHDGMVLRIRNISRYCDDVYQCVADNGVNLPKSREIKVTVQFPPEIHLPTKKLSQAVGKETILNCEVTSNPSMYSAWTRDGITIQNSDKFKIDLYEDYKNTMTLSMKISDIQKPDFGVYRCEAQNEFGRDFKDFFLYELVTTTPSPSTPSAVTTTTPVHVYVFTWTPSVRTYTPRREYHSSRNGQPRFLPNNTFYLIGLLTTLSVIIK, via the exons ATGATAATGCTCGGATTACTCGGTTTGGACCTCTTTGGTCTCGTCGTCGGCGTCGTCACACATCTGCCCTCAGTGAAAG TAGAATCTCTAGAGCCTAGCTTTGACGACCCAGTCACCAATGTGACCGCCATTGCAGGAGACACGGTCACCTTACCATGCTCAGTCAAAAACTTGAAAGACTACAAA GTGATGTGGTTAGATCACAGAACAAAAACACTCACCCTGGAGGCGAGAAGAATCATAGCAGACGAGAGGATCACTATAGAGAGACCTGATATCGGGGACTGGAACCTATATATACACGGGGTGGAACTCTCCGATGCCGGGAAGTACATGTGTCAGGTCAACACCGTACCAGTCAAAATCAAATACGTCATTCTTACAGTCCACG AGCCCCCTGAAATTATTCCGGAACTCTCGAGTAAGGAGGAGGTGTTCGTGAGGGAAAGTGACACGGTCCAGCTGGTCTGTAACGTGACGGGGGTCCCAACGCCGACCGTCAGATGGTACAAGAAGTCAACAAACAGAAGGCCCTACGGTTATAACGATAAAGAAA TGATAGGCCATGACGGAATGGTGCTCCGTATACGTAACATAAGCCGCTACTGTGATGACGTGTACCAGTGCGTCGCTGACAATGGCGTCAACCTCCCAAAAAGTAGAGAGATAAAAGTCACTGTGCAGT TTCCACCTGAAATACATTTGCCAACCAAAAAGTTAAGTCAGGCGGTCGGTAAGGAGACCATTTTAAATTGTGAGGTGACGTCTAACCCCAGCATGTACAGTGCGTGGACAAGGGATGGCATTACTATTCAAAACAGTGACAAATTTAAAATCGATCTTTATGAAGATTACAAAAATACGATGACTCTGAGCATGAAAATCTCTGATATTCAGAAACCTGATTTTGGCGTTTACCGCTGCGAGGCGCAGAATGAGTTTGGTCGAGATTTTAAGGATTTCTTTCTCTAtg AGCTGGTAACAACTACCCCATCACCTTCCACCCCCAGTGCTGTCACCACCACCACGCCCGTTCACGTGTACGTCTTCACTTGGACTCCATCGGTCAGGACCTACACACCCAGACGGGAATACCATAGCA GTAGGAACGGACAGCCTCGGTTTCTACCCAACAACACGTTTTATTTGATTGGACTATTGACGACTCTTTCTGTGATAATAAAATGa
- the LOC105327100 gene encoding protein amalgam isoform X3, whose translation MIMLGLLGLDLFGLVVGVVTHLPSVKESLEPSFDDPVTNVTAIAGDTVTLPCSVKNLKDYKVMWLDHRTKTLTLEARRIIADERITIERPDIGDWNLYIHGVELSDAGKYMCQVNTVPVKIKYVILTVHEPPEIIPELSSKEEVFVRESDTVQLVCNVTGVPTPTVRWYKKSTNRRPYGYNDKEMIGHDGMVLRIRNISRYCDDVYQCVADNGVNLPKSREIKVTVQFPPEIHLPTKKLSQAVGKETILNCEVTSNPSMYSAWTRDGITIQNSDKFKIDLYEDYKNTMTLSMKISDIQKPDFGVYRCEAQNEFGRDFKDFFLYELVTTTPSPSTPSAVTTTTPVHVYVFTWTPSVRTYTPRREYHSKDRPPLATKKKPKGRNGQPRFLPNNTFYLIGLLTTLSVIIK comes from the exons ATGATAATGCTCGGATTACTCGGTTTGGACCTCTTTGGTCTCGTCGTCGGCGTCGTCACACATCTGCCCTCAGTGAAAG AATCTCTAGAGCCTAGCTTTGACGACCCAGTCACCAATGTGACCGCCATTGCAGGAGACACGGTCACCTTACCATGCTCAGTCAAAAACTTGAAAGACTACAAA GTGATGTGGTTAGATCACAGAACAAAAACACTCACCCTGGAGGCGAGAAGAATCATAGCAGACGAGAGGATCACTATAGAGAGACCTGATATCGGGGACTGGAACCTATATATACACGGGGTGGAACTCTCCGATGCCGGGAAGTACATGTGTCAGGTCAACACCGTACCAGTCAAAATCAAATACGTCATTCTTACAGTCCACG AGCCCCCTGAAATTATTCCGGAACTCTCGAGTAAGGAGGAGGTGTTCGTGAGGGAAAGTGACACGGTCCAGCTGGTCTGTAACGTGACGGGGGTCCCAACGCCGACCGTCAGATGGTACAAGAAGTCAACAAACAGAAGGCCCTACGGTTATAACGATAAAGAAA TGATAGGCCATGACGGAATGGTGCTCCGTATACGTAACATAAGCCGCTACTGTGATGACGTGTACCAGTGCGTCGCTGACAATGGCGTCAACCTCCCAAAAAGTAGAGAGATAAAAGTCACTGTGCAGT TTCCACCTGAAATACATTTGCCAACCAAAAAGTTAAGTCAGGCGGTCGGTAAGGAGACCATTTTAAATTGTGAGGTGACGTCTAACCCCAGCATGTACAGTGCGTGGACAAGGGATGGCATTACTATTCAAAACAGTGACAAATTTAAAATCGATCTTTATGAAGATTACAAAAATACGATGACTCTGAGCATGAAAATCTCTGATATTCAGAAACCTGATTTTGGCGTTTACCGCTGCGAGGCGCAGAATGAGTTTGGTCGAGATTTTAAGGATTTCTTTCTCTAtg AGCTGGTAACAACTACCCCATCACCTTCCACCCCCAGTGCTGTCACCACCACCACGCCCGTTCACGTGTACGTCTTCACTTGGACTCCATCGGTCAGGACCTACACACCCAGACGGGAATACCATAGCA agGATCGGCCCCCTCTTGCTACAAAAAAGAAACCTAAAG GTAGGAACGGACAGCCTCGGTTTCTACCCAACAACACGTTTTATTTGATTGGACTATTGACGACTCTTTCTGTGATAATAAAATGa
- the LOC105327100 gene encoding protein amalgam isoform X4 translates to MKLSKVIRMDALPFLIFPFFVQVVTRESLEPSFDDPVTNVTAIAGDTVTLPCSVKNLKDYKVMWLDHRTKTLTLEARRIIADERITIERPDIGDWNLYIHGVELSDAGKYMCQVNTVPVKIKYVILTVHEPPEIIPELSSKEEVFVRESDTVQLVCNVTGVPTPTVRWYKKSTNRRPYGYNDKEMIGHDGMVLRIRNISRYCDDVYQCVADNGVNLPKSREIKVTVQFPPEIHLPTKKLSQAVGKETILNCEVTSNPSMYSAWTRDGITIQNSDKFKIDLYEDYKNTMTLSMKISDIQKPDFGVYRCEAQNEFGRDFKDFFLYELVTTTPSPSTPSAVTTTTPVHVYVFTWTPSVRTYTPRREYHSKDRPPLATKKKPKGRNGQPRFLPNNTFYLIGLLTTLSVIIK, encoded by the exons ATGAAGCTCTCAAAAGTGATAAGAATGGATGCGCTCCCATTCTTAATCTTTCCGTTTTTCGTCCAAGTGGTCACCAGAG AATCTCTAGAGCCTAGCTTTGACGACCCAGTCACCAATGTGACCGCCATTGCAGGAGACACGGTCACCTTACCATGCTCAGTCAAAAACTTGAAAGACTACAAA GTGATGTGGTTAGATCACAGAACAAAAACACTCACCCTGGAGGCGAGAAGAATCATAGCAGACGAGAGGATCACTATAGAGAGACCTGATATCGGGGACTGGAACCTATATATACACGGGGTGGAACTCTCCGATGCCGGGAAGTACATGTGTCAGGTCAACACCGTACCAGTCAAAATCAAATACGTCATTCTTACAGTCCACG AGCCCCCTGAAATTATTCCGGAACTCTCGAGTAAGGAGGAGGTGTTCGTGAGGGAAAGTGACACGGTCCAGCTGGTCTGTAACGTGACGGGGGTCCCAACGCCGACCGTCAGATGGTACAAGAAGTCAACAAACAGAAGGCCCTACGGTTATAACGATAAAGAAA TGATAGGCCATGACGGAATGGTGCTCCGTATACGTAACATAAGCCGCTACTGTGATGACGTGTACCAGTGCGTCGCTGACAATGGCGTCAACCTCCCAAAAAGTAGAGAGATAAAAGTCACTGTGCAGT TTCCACCTGAAATACATTTGCCAACCAAAAAGTTAAGTCAGGCGGTCGGTAAGGAGACCATTTTAAATTGTGAGGTGACGTCTAACCCCAGCATGTACAGTGCGTGGACAAGGGATGGCATTACTATTCAAAACAGTGACAAATTTAAAATCGATCTTTATGAAGATTACAAAAATACGATGACTCTGAGCATGAAAATCTCTGATATTCAGAAACCTGATTTTGGCGTTTACCGCTGCGAGGCGCAGAATGAGTTTGGTCGAGATTTTAAGGATTTCTTTCTCTAtg AGCTGGTAACAACTACCCCATCACCTTCCACCCCCAGTGCTGTCACCACCACCACGCCCGTTCACGTGTACGTCTTCACTTGGACTCCATCGGTCAGGACCTACACACCCAGACGGGAATACCATAGCA agGATCGGCCCCCTCTTGCTACAAAAAAGAAACCTAAAG GTAGGAACGGACAGCCTCGGTTTCTACCCAACAACACGTTTTATTTGATTGGACTATTGACGACTCTTTCTGTGATAATAAAATGa
- the LOC105327100 gene encoding protein amalgam isoform X2, giving the protein MKLSKVIRMDALPFLIFPFFVQVVTRVESLEPSFDDPVTNVTAIAGDTVTLPCSVKNLKDYKVMWLDHRTKTLTLEARRIIADERITIERPDIGDWNLYIHGVELSDAGKYMCQVNTVPVKIKYVILTVHEPPEIIPELSSKEEVFVRESDTVQLVCNVTGVPTPTVRWYKKSTNRRPYGYNDKEMIGHDGMVLRIRNISRYCDDVYQCVADNGVNLPKSREIKVTVQFPPEIHLPTKKLSQAVGKETILNCEVTSNPSMYSAWTRDGITIQNSDKFKIDLYEDYKNTMTLSMKISDIQKPDFGVYRCEAQNEFGRDFKDFFLYELVTTTPSPSTPSAVTTTTPVHVYVFTWTPSVRTYTPRREYHSKDRPPLATKKKPKGRNGQPRFLPNNTFYLIGLLTTLSVIIK; this is encoded by the exons ATGAAGCTCTCAAAAGTGATAAGAATGGATGCGCTCCCATTCTTAATCTTTCCGTTTTTCGTCCAAGTGGTCACCAGAG TAGAATCTCTAGAGCCTAGCTTTGACGACCCAGTCACCAATGTGACCGCCATTGCAGGAGACACGGTCACCTTACCATGCTCAGTCAAAAACTTGAAAGACTACAAA GTGATGTGGTTAGATCACAGAACAAAAACACTCACCCTGGAGGCGAGAAGAATCATAGCAGACGAGAGGATCACTATAGAGAGACCTGATATCGGGGACTGGAACCTATATATACACGGGGTGGAACTCTCCGATGCCGGGAAGTACATGTGTCAGGTCAACACCGTACCAGTCAAAATCAAATACGTCATTCTTACAGTCCACG AGCCCCCTGAAATTATTCCGGAACTCTCGAGTAAGGAGGAGGTGTTCGTGAGGGAAAGTGACACGGTCCAGCTGGTCTGTAACGTGACGGGGGTCCCAACGCCGACCGTCAGATGGTACAAGAAGTCAACAAACAGAAGGCCCTACGGTTATAACGATAAAGAAA TGATAGGCCATGACGGAATGGTGCTCCGTATACGTAACATAAGCCGCTACTGTGATGACGTGTACCAGTGCGTCGCTGACAATGGCGTCAACCTCCCAAAAAGTAGAGAGATAAAAGTCACTGTGCAGT TTCCACCTGAAATACATTTGCCAACCAAAAAGTTAAGTCAGGCGGTCGGTAAGGAGACCATTTTAAATTGTGAGGTGACGTCTAACCCCAGCATGTACAGTGCGTGGACAAGGGATGGCATTACTATTCAAAACAGTGACAAATTTAAAATCGATCTTTATGAAGATTACAAAAATACGATGACTCTGAGCATGAAAATCTCTGATATTCAGAAACCTGATTTTGGCGTTTACCGCTGCGAGGCGCAGAATGAGTTTGGTCGAGATTTTAAGGATTTCTTTCTCTAtg AGCTGGTAACAACTACCCCATCACCTTCCACCCCCAGTGCTGTCACCACCACCACGCCCGTTCACGTGTACGTCTTCACTTGGACTCCATCGGTCAGGACCTACACACCCAGACGGGAATACCATAGCA agGATCGGCCCCCTCTTGCTACAAAAAAGAAACCTAAAG GTAGGAACGGACAGCCTCGGTTTCTACCCAACAACACGTTTTATTTGATTGGACTATTGACGACTCTTTCTGTGATAATAAAATGa
- the LOC105327100 gene encoding protein amalgam isoform X1: protein MIMLGLLGLDLFGLVVGVVTHLPSVKVESLEPSFDDPVTNVTAIAGDTVTLPCSVKNLKDYKVMWLDHRTKTLTLEARRIIADERITIERPDIGDWNLYIHGVELSDAGKYMCQVNTVPVKIKYVILTVHEPPEIIPELSSKEEVFVRESDTVQLVCNVTGVPTPTVRWYKKSTNRRPYGYNDKEMIGHDGMVLRIRNISRYCDDVYQCVADNGVNLPKSREIKVTVQFPPEIHLPTKKLSQAVGKETILNCEVTSNPSMYSAWTRDGITIQNSDKFKIDLYEDYKNTMTLSMKISDIQKPDFGVYRCEAQNEFGRDFKDFFLYELVTTTPSPSTPSAVTTTTPVHVYVFTWTPSVRTYTPRREYHSKDRPPLATKKKPKGRNGQPRFLPNNTFYLIGLLTTLSVIIK, encoded by the exons ATGATAATGCTCGGATTACTCGGTTTGGACCTCTTTGGTCTCGTCGTCGGCGTCGTCACACATCTGCCCTCAGTGAAAG TAGAATCTCTAGAGCCTAGCTTTGACGACCCAGTCACCAATGTGACCGCCATTGCAGGAGACACGGTCACCTTACCATGCTCAGTCAAAAACTTGAAAGACTACAAA GTGATGTGGTTAGATCACAGAACAAAAACACTCACCCTGGAGGCGAGAAGAATCATAGCAGACGAGAGGATCACTATAGAGAGACCTGATATCGGGGACTGGAACCTATATATACACGGGGTGGAACTCTCCGATGCCGGGAAGTACATGTGTCAGGTCAACACCGTACCAGTCAAAATCAAATACGTCATTCTTACAGTCCACG AGCCCCCTGAAATTATTCCGGAACTCTCGAGTAAGGAGGAGGTGTTCGTGAGGGAAAGTGACACGGTCCAGCTGGTCTGTAACGTGACGGGGGTCCCAACGCCGACCGTCAGATGGTACAAGAAGTCAACAAACAGAAGGCCCTACGGTTATAACGATAAAGAAA TGATAGGCCATGACGGAATGGTGCTCCGTATACGTAACATAAGCCGCTACTGTGATGACGTGTACCAGTGCGTCGCTGACAATGGCGTCAACCTCCCAAAAAGTAGAGAGATAAAAGTCACTGTGCAGT TTCCACCTGAAATACATTTGCCAACCAAAAAGTTAAGTCAGGCGGTCGGTAAGGAGACCATTTTAAATTGTGAGGTGACGTCTAACCCCAGCATGTACAGTGCGTGGACAAGGGATGGCATTACTATTCAAAACAGTGACAAATTTAAAATCGATCTTTATGAAGATTACAAAAATACGATGACTCTGAGCATGAAAATCTCTGATATTCAGAAACCTGATTTTGGCGTTTACCGCTGCGAGGCGCAGAATGAGTTTGGTCGAGATTTTAAGGATTTCTTTCTCTAtg AGCTGGTAACAACTACCCCATCACCTTCCACCCCCAGTGCTGTCACCACCACCACGCCCGTTCACGTGTACGTCTTCACTTGGACTCCATCGGTCAGGACCTACACACCCAGACGGGAATACCATAGCA agGATCGGCCCCCTCTTGCTACAAAAAAGAAACCTAAAG GTAGGAACGGACAGCCTCGGTTTCTACCCAACAACACGTTTTATTTGATTGGACTATTGACGACTCTTTCTGTGATAATAAAATGa